In one Arachis duranensis cultivar V14167 chromosome 9, aradu.V14167.gnm2.J7QH, whole genome shotgun sequence genomic region, the following are encoded:
- the LOC107464119 gene encoding uncharacterized protein LOC107464119: MGGGSTRVGSSISSPCSGHRTRTQSRSRRSGVPEWCGCGCRPVLRWSGTDSNPNKPFFGCPNYNTSGKRWCGLFVWPDTEQDEPVEKPESYGDNHEVKMNFDWRLGRLEKDVRNQKLVNQLLVLVVSVSVVLIVILYCKA; the protein is encoded by the exons ATGGGTGGTGGAAGCACTAGAGTTGGAAGCTCTATTAGTTCACCGTGCAGTGGCCATCGAACGAGAACGCAAAGCAGAAGCAGAAGATCCGGGGTGCCGGAATGGTGCGGTTGCGGCTGCCGGCCAGTTCTCAGGTGGTCTGGGACAGATTCAAACCCAAATAAACCATTTTTTGGTTGTCCCAATTATAAT ACAAGTGGAAAGAGATGGTGTGGGCTTTTTGTGTGGCCAGATACTGAGCAGGATGAACCAGTTGAGAAACCAGAATCTTATGGAGATAATCATGAAGTGAAGATGAACTTTGATTGGAGGCTTGGGAGATTAGAAAAAGATGTCCGGAATCAAAAATTGGTTAACCAATTGTTGGTATTAGTTGTGTCTGTATCGGTTGTGTTAATTGTTATCCTGTATTGTAAAGCCTGA